A region of uncultured Carboxylicivirga sp. DNA encodes the following proteins:
- a CDS encoding DUF2797 domain-containing protein, with protein sequence MIEGNLLKMRTSIENDTVHYQLVLNDSKIQLNELIGKSVKLTYKNQINCISCGKITSKSFGQGFCYSCFQSAPEAEECVLNPEKCRAHLGESRDQQWAEEHCLIPHYVYLAVASGIKVGVTRHTQIPTRWIDQGAWKAVIIAETPNRHIAGVIESFLKQYFSDKTNWRNMLKNQLADEIKLDEERIKAIEFLPKELQKYAVEDSIAIELNYPVLQYPLKPQSVTFDKELSIEGILQGIKGQYLLFDNDRVINIRRHSGYLVQVED encoded by the coding sequence ATGATTGAAGGTAATCTTCTTAAAATGCGAACCAGTATCGAAAATGATACTGTTCATTATCAACTGGTTTTGAATGATTCAAAAATCCAGCTAAATGAACTGATTGGCAAGTCTGTAAAACTGACATACAAGAATCAGATCAATTGTATTTCTTGTGGAAAAATTACTTCTAAATCATTTGGTCAGGGATTTTGCTACAGCTGCTTTCAATCAGCACCTGAAGCCGAAGAATGTGTTCTGAATCCCGAAAAATGCAGAGCTCATCTAGGGGAATCACGCGATCAGCAATGGGCCGAAGAACATTGCTTAATACCACATTACGTTTATCTGGCGGTTGCTTCCGGCATTAAAGTTGGGGTTACCAGACATACGCAAATCCCTACCCGTTGGATTGACCAGGGAGCCTGGAAAGCTGTTATTATTGCTGAGACTCCAAACAGGCATATAGCAGGTGTGATTGAATCGTTTCTTAAACAGTACTTTTCAGATAAAACAAACTGGAGGAATATGCTTAAGAATCAGTTAGCCGACGAAATTAAACTCGATGAAGAGAGAATAAAAGCAATTGAATTTCTTCCTAAAGAATTACAAAAATATGCTGTTGAAGACAGCATAGCAATTGAATTAAATTATCCCGTTTTGCAATATCCTCTTAAGCCTCAATCAGTCACATTTGACAAAGAATTAAGCATCGAAGGCATATTGCAAGGCATCAAAGGTCAGTATCTATTATTTGATAATGACAGGGTAATCAATATCCGTCGTCATAGTGGATACCTTGTACAAGTTGAGGATTAA
- a CDS encoding response regulator transcription factor has translation MKILIVEDEPELANSIKTFLESVGHLCEQVSRLDDALHIVDTVFDIIVLDLNLPDGNGLEVLRKVKNKGMKTGIIIVSARDSLDNKIEGLELGADDYLTKPFQMAELNARLKSVVRRVHFKGDDHIEFNELKVIPGEILVTVNNKPVDLTKKEFDLLVYFIANKNRVLTKTGIGEHMSKDFMDYGFTDDFIYTHIKNLRKKLLKAGCGDYIRNVYGVGYKFTDTE, from the coding sequence ATGAAGATTCTGATTGTTGAAGACGAACCGGAATTAGCAAATAGTATAAAAACTTTTCTTGAGTCAGTAGGTCATCTTTGTGAACAGGTCAGCCGGTTGGATGATGCCCTTCACATTGTTGATACTGTGTTTGATATCATCGTCCTTGATTTGAACCTCCCGGATGGCAATGGTCTGGAAGTCTTACGAAAAGTTAAAAACAAAGGCATGAAAACCGGTATTATCATTGTTTCAGCAAGAGATAGTCTGGATAATAAAATTGAAGGTCTCGAACTGGGTGCTGATGATTATCTTACCAAACCATTTCAAATGGCGGAGTTAAATGCCCGTTTGAAATCAGTTGTTAGAAGGGTTCACTTTAAAGGTGACGATCATATTGAATTTAATGAATTAAAAGTTATTCCGGGTGAGATATTGGTAACAGTTAATAACAAACCCGTTGATCTGACTAAAAAAGAGTTTGACCTATTAGTTTATTTCATTGCCAACAAAAACAGGGTGCTGACCAAAACCGGAATTGGAGAACATATGTCAAAAGATTTTATGGATTATGGCTTTACCGATGATTTTATTTACACTCATATCAAAAACCTGCGTAAAAAGTTGTTAAAAGCAGGTTGTGGCGATTATATCCGCAATGTGTATGGGGTAGGTTATAAATTTACAGATACAGAATAG
- the hemG gene encoding protoporphyrinogen oxidase, translated as MSNQHYSVIILGAGVTGLTLAHHLNKKNIDFRVIEKNDRHGGVIQTREKNGFVYESGPNSGVISHPEVVSLFDELGDAIKLEKGNDLVKTRYVLKNGEWHALPQGLIPAVTTPLFSLKDKFRILGEPFRKPGSDPDETLAEMVKRRMGKSFLDYAVDPFILGIYAGDPSMLITRHAMPKLYNLEQNYGSFIKGTIKKYKEPKTELEKRVDRAVFSIEGGLSQLTDALLKSAGNENFQFSADEIKVLPLNNGKYEVSFISSEEKVVYTADKVVSTFGSVGLKETFSFLEQEELANLTNLKYARVVEIALGFDKWEGRPLDGFGGLIPHKEKRDLLGVLFMSSLFKNRAPEGGALLSIFMGGIRNEKLCDLEDKTLMEVLEKETKDVMKLATFNPSMIDIMRYSHAIPQYAVNSDQRFKAINKVQKQYNGLFIAGNLRDGIGMADRIRQATQLAQLISQ; from the coding sequence ATGAGTAATCAACATTATTCAGTAATCATATTAGGAGCCGGTGTAACAGGCCTGACTCTTGCTCATCATTTAAATAAGAAGAATATCGATTTTCGGGTTATTGAGAAGAATGATCGACACGGAGGAGTGATTCAAACCAGGGAAAAAAATGGATTCGTCTATGAATCAGGTCCCAACTCCGGCGTTATCTCCCACCCCGAAGTTGTTTCATTATTTGATGAGTTAGGTGATGCTATCAAATTGGAAAAAGGAAATGATCTTGTCAAAACAAGGTATGTTCTAAAGAATGGTGAATGGCATGCTTTACCTCAGGGATTAATACCGGCTGTAACAACTCCTCTGTTTTCATTAAAAGATAAATTCAGAATTTTAGGCGAACCCTTTAGAAAACCTGGATCTGATCCGGATGAGACCTTAGCAGAGATGGTTAAGCGAAGAATGGGAAAAAGTTTTCTGGATTATGCTGTTGATCCGTTTATTCTGGGAATTTATGCAGGTGATCCATCCATGCTTATTACCCGTCACGCAATGCCTAAACTCTATAATCTTGAACAGAACTATGGAAGTTTTATAAAAGGCACCATCAAAAAATACAAAGAACCAAAGACCGAATTAGAGAAAAGAGTTGACCGGGCAGTATTTTCAATTGAGGGTGGTTTAAGTCAATTAACAGATGCCTTATTAAAAAGTGCAGGGAATGAGAATTTTCAATTCAGCGCTGATGAAATTAAGGTACTTCCATTAAACAATGGAAAGTACGAAGTATCCTTTATTAGCAGTGAAGAAAAAGTAGTTTATACAGCAGATAAAGTAGTAAGTACTTTTGGTTCTGTTGGGTTGAAAGAAACATTTTCTTTTCTGGAGCAGGAAGAACTGGCAAATCTAACCAATCTGAAATATGCCAGAGTTGTTGAAATTGCTTTAGGTTTTGATAAGTGGGAAGGACGTCCATTAGATGGCTTTGGAGGCCTAATTCCACATAAGGAGAAAAGAGATCTGTTAGGTGTTTTATTTATGTCTTCTTTGTTTAAAAATCGTGCACCTGAAGGAGGGGCTTTGCTCTCCATTTTTATGGGTGGTATACGCAATGAAAAATTATGTGATTTAGAAGATAAAACACTGATGGAAGTGTTGGAAAAAGAAACCAAAGATGTGATGAAACTCGCTACTTTTAATCCATCGATGATTGATATTATGCGTTATTCACATGCAATTCCACAATATGCAGTCAATTCAGACCAACGTTTTAAAGCCATTAACAAAGTACAGAAACAATACAATGGACTTTTTATTGCAGGTAATTTAAGAGATGGTATAGGAATGGCTGATCGCATCAGACAAGCCACTCAACTTGCACAATTAATTAGCCAATGA
- a CDS encoding peptidase U32 family protein → MKGLKREDFEVMAPVGSYESLMAAIQGGADSVYFGIEQLNMRSRSSNNFSTEDLRKIVRIAKEHGIKTYLTVNVVIFNEELALMREIIDVAKEMEVTAIIASDQAAINYAHQKGVEVHISTQVNISNVETLKFYSHFADVVVLARELNMDQVKSIYQTIIDEDIRGPKGELIQIEMFAHGALCMATSGKCYISLHQLNSSANRGGCLQPCRRGYEVTEKESGMQMSLENDYIMSPKDLKTIHFLNKMIDAGVRVFKIEGRARSAEYVKNVCQCYSEAISTVIDGTYGEEKIKEWDAKLSEVFNRGFWDGYYLGQRLGEWSHNYGSRATKKKMYIGKGLNYFPKLGVAEFLMETQSLKVGDEILITGPTTGVLQMKVPEIRVDLQPVEKTIKGERFSMPVEIKIRRSDKLYKLTDTLNNQEND, encoded by the coding sequence ATGAAAGGATTGAAAAGGGAAGATTTTGAAGTGATGGCACCGGTTGGTTCATATGAATCATTAATGGCAGCTATACAAGGGGGAGCAGATTCGGTATATTTTGGTATTGAGCAACTAAACATGCGTTCAAGATCATCAAATAACTTCAGCACAGAAGATCTTCGAAAAATTGTTCGCATAGCCAAAGAGCATGGCATTAAAACATACTTAACCGTAAATGTGGTCATCTTCAATGAAGAATTGGCATTAATGAGAGAGATTATTGATGTTGCTAAAGAAATGGAAGTTACGGCAATTATTGCTTCCGATCAGGCAGCTATCAACTATGCTCATCAAAAAGGAGTTGAGGTTCATATTTCGACACAGGTAAATATCTCAAATGTAGAAACATTAAAGTTTTACAGTCACTTTGCCGATGTTGTGGTTTTAGCCCGGGAGCTGAATATGGACCAGGTTAAATCAATCTATCAGACCATTATTGATGAAGATATACGAGGCCCAAAAGGTGAATTGATTCAGATAGAGATGTTTGCTCATGGTGCTTTATGCATGGCAACATCTGGTAAATGCTACATCAGTCTGCATCAGTTGAACTCTTCGGCTAACAGAGGAGGTTGTTTGCAACCTTGCCGAAGAGGTTATGAAGTGACCGAAAAAGAGTCTGGAATGCAGATGAGCCTTGAGAATGATTACATAATGTCACCAAAAGACCTGAAAACCATTCACTTCCTGAATAAGATGATTGATGCGGGTGTAAGAGTCTTCAAAATCGAGGGACGAGCCCGTTCGGCTGAATATGTTAAAAACGTCTGTCAGTGTTACAGCGAGGCAATCTCAACTGTGATTGATGGTACCTATGGCGAAGAAAAGATAAAGGAATGGGATGCCAAATTATCCGAAGTCTTCAATCGTGGTTTCTGGGATGGTTATTATTTAGGGCAGCGATTAGGCGAATGGAGTCATAATTATGGCTCGAGAGCCACCAAGAAAAAGATGTATATTGGCAAAGGATTAAACTACTTTCCAAAATTGGGCGTGGCAGAATTCTTAATGGAAACGCAAAGTCTGAAGGTGGGTGATGAAATACTGATTACCGGACCAACAACCGGAGTGCTTCAGATGAAGGTACCTGAAATCAGGGTAGATCTTCAACCTGTTGAAAAAACAATCAAAGGAGAACGTTTCAGCATGCCTGTCGAAATAAAAATAAGACGATCGGATAAACTATATAAACTTACTGACACCTTAAATAATCAGGAAAATGATTGA
- a CDS encoding endonuclease/exonuclease/phosphatase family protein: MHLRLIYTFLSVIILTSCGVNDRTLSVMSFNVRYDNDRDGINSWENRKDLALSFIDKESPDVIGFQEVLPRQLNHLQEHLTGYSSVAAGRDDGKLGGEMVPIFFNKEKFELISSSHFWLSNTPEVAGSKSWGAYFPRVVTWVQLKNLDNGYIFYVFNTHFSHVSEFARNESAVLLLDKIHILAGDAPVIVTGDFNASFDELCYKTLTGNWKDHTALWDSRFENLTNNNDLLTTFNGFKDDTSKVIIDHIFVNGMFLVQSFKTYPVKQNDTFISDHYPVKAILSFRLNEKKKSEKEKELIPSLPDPYFNTNELAFEKEIEVPISIMSNSTKIFYTIDGSSPDTTSLLYEGPIKLKRSTSISAFAYSDGKKPSSIISKTFIRKGNLDEEIIYFTPADLANQQGVTLLSDLKHGKMNLEEGWVKSDTGNVEITYKLAKRKQIKELYISYLIRPIDAILGPKAIEVSVSNNNETYELFGTVNLVPSTDTKENQNCLAQISGQKYGRYLKIKFINPGLTVKNIPSSMYIDEIILK, translated from the coding sequence ATGCATTTAAGATTAATATATACTTTTCTCTCAGTTATAATACTAACTTCTTGCGGTGTAAATGACCGTACATTAAGTGTGATGAGCTTCAATGTTCGTTATGATAATGATCGGGATGGTATTAACAGTTGGGAGAATAGAAAAGATTTGGCATTATCATTTATTGATAAGGAATCACCTGATGTTATTGGATTTCAGGAGGTATTGCCTAGACAATTAAATCATTTGCAGGAACACCTGACTGGTTATTCGAGTGTTGCTGCAGGAAGGGATGATGGTAAACTCGGAGGAGAGATGGTGCCAATCTTTTTTAATAAGGAAAAATTTGAACTTATCTCATCGTCTCATTTTTGGTTATCGAATACCCCCGAAGTGGCCGGAAGTAAAAGCTGGGGGGCATATTTTCCAAGAGTTGTTACTTGGGTACAATTGAAGAACCTTGACAATGGTTATATTTTTTATGTATTCAATACACATTTCAGTCATGTAAGTGAATTTGCAAGAAATGAGAGTGCTGTTTTACTGTTGGATAAAATTCACATTCTGGCCGGTGACGCTCCTGTAATTGTGACAGGTGATTTTAATGCATCATTTGATGAGCTTTGCTATAAAACATTAACGGGTAACTGGAAGGATCATACAGCATTATGGGATTCTCGTTTTGAGAACCTTACAAACAATAATGATCTGTTAACTACTTTTAATGGTTTTAAGGATGATACATCAAAGGTTATCATCGATCATATTTTTGTTAATGGAATGTTTCTGGTTCAATCATTCAAAACATATCCTGTTAAACAAAATGACACATTTATTTCAGATCATTATCCTGTTAAAGCTATTCTGTCTTTCAGGTTGAATGAAAAGAAGAAAAGTGAGAAAGAAAAAGAGTTAATTCCTTCGTTGCCTGATCCATATTTCAACACAAATGAATTAGCTTTTGAGAAAGAAATTGAGGTGCCAATATCAATCATGAGTAATTCAACAAAAATCTTTTATACCATTGATGGTTCATCGCCTGATACAACTTCTTTACTATACGAAGGACCAATTAAACTGAAGAGATCTACTTCTATTTCTGCTTTTGCTTATTCGGATGGGAAAAAGCCATCAAGCATCATTTCAAAAACTTTTATTCGAAAAGGAAATCTCGATGAAGAAATCATTTATTTCACTCCAGCTGATCTTGCAAATCAACAAGGAGTAACTCTTTTATCAGATTTGAAACACGGTAAAATGAACCTTGAAGAAGGATGGGTAAAATCTGATACTGGTAATGTTGAGATAACCTATAAACTAGCTAAAAGAAAACAAATAAAGGAACTCTATATTTCTTATCTGATAAGGCCTATAGATGCCATATTAGGGCCTAAAGCAATTGAGGTTAGTGTTTCAAACAATAACGAAACCTATGAATTATTTGGTACCGTAAACCTGGTTCCATCAACCGACACTAAAGAGAACCAGAATTGTCTGGCTCAGATTAGTGGGCAAAAATATGGTAGATATCTTAAAATAAAATTTATTAATCCGGGATTAACCGTTAAAAATATTCCTTCGTCAATGTATATTGATGAAATAATATTAAAATAG
- a CDS encoding ATP-binding protein, giving the protein MKLLTKTGLNFISASIFFFLLGSLGGYYFIRYAVNKFLNNELLAAKRLIEQEDDFNTLRLTYADIQIDTFQNKILNENTILNDTVIINGQTGNYDFYRKLTFEKQADQGVIQYAILRSTAPSDLLVMKFTLMLAVFPIIFFVILYLVNRASTKHSLSVFYDTIKKLRTFDVNKDNKLELMPSDIDEFEQLNVVFNAMGKKIKDDFERLKQYTENTSHELQTPLAIIVSKVDELLQSPNLTEKEFKTLAGLMETVSRLSKTNQALIYLAKLDNRMFSDEEEINFVELVREQIDLFEPMIDDKQIKVDFISSGTCRYRMNSTLAQTLIQNLVKNAIRHNKENGYIKIDCSEHSLFIANSGDPLNIKTEELFERFKKAGNHPKSLGIGLSIVKRICEISGIDIQYHCEGSEHQFILKRKTHPIKN; this is encoded by the coding sequence ATGAAACTGCTAACCAAAACAGGGTTAAACTTTATTTCGGCCAGTATTTTTTTCTTCCTGTTAGGTAGTTTAGGAGGATATTATTTTATACGTTATGCCGTTAATAAATTCTTAAACAATGAGTTATTGGCAGCTAAACGTTTGATCGAACAAGAGGATGATTTTAATACATTAAGATTAACTTATGCTGATATTCAAATCGATACATTTCAAAATAAAATTCTGAACGAAAATACCATCCTCAATGATACCGTTATTATCAATGGACAAACAGGTAATTACGATTTTTACAGGAAACTAACATTTGAAAAACAGGCTGACCAGGGGGTTATTCAATATGCTATACTTCGGTCTACTGCACCTTCAGATTTGTTGGTAATGAAATTCACATTGATGCTGGCTGTATTTCCGATAATCTTCTTTGTCATTCTTTATCTGGTCAACAGAGCATCCACCAAGCATTCATTAAGCGTATTCTACGACACCATAAAAAAACTCCGAACCTTTGATGTTAATAAAGATAATAAGCTGGAGTTGATGCCCTCCGACATCGATGAATTTGAACAGCTAAATGTGGTATTTAATGCGATGGGTAAAAAGATTAAGGATGATTTCGAACGCCTGAAACAATACACCGAAAACACTTCGCATGAATTACAAACACCGCTGGCAATTATTGTGTCTAAAGTTGATGAGCTACTGCAATCACCCAATCTGACTGAGAAAGAATTTAAAACGCTAGCAGGACTAATGGAAACAGTCAGCCGTTTATCTAAAACCAACCAGGCTCTAATTTATCTGGCTAAACTTGATAACCGCATGTTTAGCGATGAGGAAGAAATTAACTTTGTGGAATTGGTTCGTGAGCAAATTGATCTTTTTGAACCCATGATAGATGATAAGCAGATTAAGGTTGATTTTATTTCATCAGGAACTTGCAGATATAGAATGAATAGTACCCTGGCTCAAACATTGATTCAAAACCTGGTCAAAAATGCTATTCGACACAACAAAGAAAACGGTTATATAAAAATTGATTGTTCAGAACATTCACTATTTATTGCCAATAGTGGCGACCCTCTGAATATTAAAACAGAAGAACTCTTTGAGCGATTTAAAAAAGCCGGGAATCATCCTAAATCTTTAGGTATCGGATTATCCATAGTGAAACGTATTTGTGAAATATCAGGAATAGATATTCAATACCATTGTGAAGGAAGTGAGCACCAGTTCATTCTTAAACGAAAGACCCATCCGATTAAAAACTAA